One Narcine bancroftii isolate sNarBan1 chromosome 3, sNarBan1.hap1, whole genome shotgun sequence DNA window includes the following coding sequences:
- the LOC138757165 gene encoding jerky protein homolog → MPKEKQPGRRKRVVLTLKQKMEICKRLEKGERRTVLMEEFNVGSSTIYEIKAQSQKIKQFYMKSDTEESVERRHTLHRSRLDLLDQALFEWFSLKRSEGGCISGPMLQEKGKEFYEKMNIDAHCSFSSGWLSRFKIRHGIRTLGLSSEQKSVDHEAADKFCGVFSELVAENGLTPDQIYNAAETGLMWKCLPNTTLGSTDEKVARALKQNKERITVLVCANASGSHRVKLTVVGKYAKPRCFKGITHLPVRYQSQTNALMDADIFTRWFHNIFVPSVKGNLRKKGMSENSDVILLLDHSRAHPPAEKLRNGNIFVCYLPPNVTSLIQPMNQGVIQNVKILYRRDFMWRMTNFDGTILEFQKKYSLKDAIYNVSCAWNSVKSETLRRCWQKLWPIIIFEEGSDEEDEIKGFSTYGMSKKVYDEVSELVNSAREKMPLSQIDLDEWLNVDQDAPVTHTLNTEEIIQAVKNRGKENQAEEESDEEVEEVEEVSWKSAIAAFETVIAFAEQQSFLTSQHVMQLYVMQNLTLHERRRAFKQANVRTVFKKAAQKAPSTSTALEPQPSIPTAPEPRPSTSTAPEPRPSAPTAPEPRPSAPTAPEPRPSAPTAPEPQPPSPIAPEPRPSTPTAPEPQPSTSSAYLADLLLHDPDEISGTLCPSITLILS, encoded by the coding sequence ATGCCGAAAGAAAAACAACCTGGCAGGCGTAAGCGCGTGGTGCTTACCCTTAAGCAGAAGATGGAGATATGCAAGAGACTGGAAAAAGGTGAAAGACGTACAGTCCTTATGGAGGAATTTAACGTGGGCTCATCAACCATTTACGAAATTAAGGCCCAGTCTCAGAAAATTAAGCAGTTTTACATGAAGTCCGACACTGAAGAAAGTGTAGAGCGACGTCACACTCTTCATAGATCCAGGCTGGACTTACTAGACCAGGCTCTTTTTGAATGGTTTAGTTTGAAAAGGTCAGAAGGTGGTTGCATATCAGGACCCATGTTGCAAGAAAAAGGAAAGGAGTTCTATGAGAAGATGAACATTGATGCACACTGTTCTTTTTCAAGTGGCTGGCTTAGCAGATTCAAGATTCGTCACGGTATCCGTACATTAGGCTTGTCTAGTGAGCAGAAATCAGTGGATCATGAGGCAGCGGATAAGTTTTGTGGTGTTTTTAGTGAGCTAGTTGCTGAAAATGGCTTAACCCCAGACCAAATTTACAATGCTGCCGAGACAGGGTTAATGTGGAAGTGTCTGCCTAACACTACTCTGGGTAGCACCGATGAAAAAGTTGCTCGAGCGTTAAAGCAGAATAAAGAAAGAATAACTGTGCTTGTTTGTGCAAATGCTTCTGGCAGCCACAGAGTGAAACTGACTGTGGTTGGAAAATATGCTAAACCAAGGTGCTTTAAAGGCATCACTCACCTTCCTGTTCGTTATCAGTCACAGACCAATGCTTTGATGGATGCTGACATCTTTACCAGGTGGTTTCATAACATCTTTGTCCCCAGTGTCAAAGGGAATTTACGCAAAAAGGGGATGTCCGAAAACAGTGACGTTATATTGCTTTTAGATCACAGCCGTGCTCATCCTCCTGCTGAGAAACTTAGGAATGGTAACATTTTTGTATGCTACCTCCCTCCAAATGTGACAAGCCTGATTCAACCCATGAATCAAGGGGTTATCCAAAATGTGAAAATATTGTACAGACGTGATTTCATGTGGAGAATGACAAACTTTGATGGCACAATACTGGAATTTCAGAAGAAATATTCACTCAAGGATGCTATTTACAATGTTAGTTGTGCTTGGAATTCTGTGAAGAGCGAAACATTAAGGAGATGCTGGCAAAAGTTGTGGCCAATTATAATATTTGAAGAAGGATCTGATGAGGAAGATGAGATTAAGGGGTTTTCAACTTACGGAATGAGCAAGAAAGTTTATGATGAAGTGTCTGAGTTGGTTAACTCTGCTCGTGAAAAGATGCCTTTGTCACAAAttgaccttgatgaatggcttaaTGTGGATCAAGATGCTCCCGTTACTCACACATTGAATACAGAAGAGATAATACAAGCTGTTAAGAATCGTGGAAAAGAAAATCAAGCAGAGGAGGAAagtgatgaagaagtggaagaggTTGAAGAAGTCTCCTGGAAAAGTGCTATTGCAGCATTTGAGACTGTCATTGCCTTTGCAGAACAGCAGTCTTTCTTAACTTCCCAACACGTTATGCAGCTGTATGTCATGCAAAACCTGACTCTGCATGAAAGGAGAAGGGCCTTCAAACAAGCTAATGTTCGTACAGTATTCAAGAAAGCAGCCCAAAAGGCACCCAGTACATCCACTGCTCTAGAACCACAGCCATCCATACCAACTGCTCCAGAACCACGGCCATCCACATCAACTGCTCCAGAACCACGGCCATCCGCACCAACTGCTCCAGAACCACGGCCATCCGCACCAACTGCTCCAGAACCACGGCCATCTGCACCAACTGCTCCAGAACCACAGCCACCCTCACCAATCGCTCCAGAACCACGGCCATCCACACCAACTGCTCCAGAACCACAGCCATCCACATCGTCAGCTTACCTTGCTGATCTTTTGCTTCATGATCCTGATGAAATCTCAGGAACACTCTGCCCTAGTATAACCTTGATTTTAAGTTAA